The proteins below come from a single Gossypium raimondii isolate GPD5lz chromosome 2, ASM2569854v1, whole genome shotgun sequence genomic window:
- the LOC105787585 gene encoding B3 domain-containing transcription factor VRN1, whose amino-acid sequence MASSSYRQGNDHLKFISNSPHFFKIILQDTIQNGKLGVPRKFVKNQGNSMSSPAMLSVPSGEVWKVELTKCNGKIWFENGWLEFSNHYSLDFGHLLVFRYDGNSNFHVVIFDRTATEILYPYTRYNHIHRRSNIDKSKDDDSTPNLEDISTSRKLREKSQMPCPQPCKMMHSTNSAIKTEIECDGKSEFLAQQIRYEGCPARNGDKSTRHRVIQQLKPHEKDDALERASKTFKSENPFFLVVMQPSYVGLSHSKGYRLAIPANFVRKHLMKELCSITLCNSSGKTWIVTFKNNQIGKKQTSYLLTGWGTFVHDNNVRVGDACAFELINSIEISFNVVIYQGPHTKCYQSLSSTDIIRPMKRKDQSYASPSGSETLTALEKAKAFQVASAFKSEYPFFISVLQPSYSRRMNIPVIFARKYLAKMHKEAILLLSNGKSWPVIYCQHKIESTGANAIFGSGWRRFSHDNKLEVGDSCVFELIMAAETSMKVTIYKKQAVKDSSLADNSREKQVELHESSVIGTKSALMNEKEDTSNLLLDYNCDASGETLDDILISNLSSPGKALEEASQSYQSFTRE is encoded by the exons GGCGTTCCCagaaaatttgtgaaaaatcaGGGAAATAGCATGTCAAGCCCAGCAATGCTGAGTGTCCCATCTGGTGAAGTATGGAAGGTGGAACTGACAAAATGTAATGGCAAAATATGGTTTGAAAATGGCTGGCTAGAATTTTCAAACCATTACTCTCTGGACTTTGGGCATCTTTTGGTTTTTAGATATGATGGGAATAGCAATTTCCATGTAGTCATCTTTGATAGGACTGCTACAGAGATCCTATATCCATACACCAGATATAATCATATTCATAGACGATCCAATATTGACAAATCCAAAGATGATGACTCTACACCGAACCTAGAGGACATCTCTACAAGCAGAAAATTGAGAGAGAAATCACAAATGCCATGTCCACAGCCTTGTAAGATGATGCACAGTACTAATTCAGCTATCAAAACCGAAATCGAGTGCGATGGGAAGTCTGAATTCCTAGCTCAACAAATTAGGTATGAAGGATGTCCAGCTAGAAATGGTGATAAAAGCACTAGACATCGTGTAATTCAACAATTGAAGCCTCATGAAAAGGATGATGCTCTTGAGAGAGCTAGTAAAACTTTCAAATCCGAGAACCCATTTTTCCTGGTTGTCATGCAACCATCATATGTTGGTCTCAGTCACAGTAAAGGATATAGACTG GCCATACCAGCTAACTTTGTGAGAAAACATTTGATGAAAGAGCTTTGTTCTATAACCCTTTGCAACTCAAGTGGGAAAACTTGGATTGTTACCTTCAAGAACAATCAAATAGGGAAAAAGCAAACTTCATATCTACTAACTGGTTGGGGTACTTTTGTACATGATAACAATGTCCGAGTCGGTGATGCTTGTGCCTTCGAGCTGATAAATAGCATCGAAATATCCTTCAATGTAGTCATTTACCAAGGTCCACATACAAAGTGTTATCAGTCATTGTCTTCAACTGATATCATTCGTCCCATGAAACGGAAGGATCAGTCATATGCAAGTCCAAGCGGCTCGGAAACATTGACTGCTCTCGAAAAAGCTAAAGCTTTTCAAGTAGCTAGTGCCTTCAAATCTGAATATCCATTTTTTATTAGTGTATTACAGCCATCATATTCACGTAGAATG AATATACCAGTGATATTTGCTAGGAAATATCTAGCAAAGATGCACAAAGAGGCCATACTTCTCCTTTCAAATGGAAAATCATGGCCAGTAATATATTGTCAGCACAAGATTGAAAGTACAGGGGCAAATGCAATATTCGGTAGTGGTTGGCGTAGGTTTTCTCATGATAATAAGTTAGAAGTCGGTGATAGTTGTGTCTTTGAACTGATTATGGCTGCTGAAACCTCAATGAAAGTAACCATTTATAAGAAGCAGGCTGTCAAAGACTCATCTTTGG CTGATAATAGTAGAGAGAAACAAGTTGAACTTCATGAAAGCTCGGTGATTGGAACCAAATCTGCTTTGATGAATGAGAAAGAAGATACGTCTAATCTGCTTCTTGATTATAACTGCGATGCCTCGGGAGAAACCTTGGATGACATTTTGATATCAAATCTCAGTTCTCCAGGCAAGGCCTTAGAAGAGGCAAGTCAAAGCTATCAAAGCTTTACAAGAGAATGA